Proteins encoded together in one Methanobacterium sp. window:
- a CDS encoding DUF1616 domain-containing protein, whose translation MQGTSSKDLMLLFVLAIITATVTSTNLINNFIMDIVFFILIFVLSGYALISVLYPEENYAGLIRKPILLMELCVFLTVLISVILKYSTIGLHFRDLTLILSLITVVLSITAHILRINHFKSGIDENEAAVKETSIPSKLVLPKNLITFILLSILMIITVLVPPLNKTSLWMLPGSLFICFIPGYLLLAVMFPKNDDLELVERFALGCGSSLILTSLIGLAFNYTPWSIRLELILIVLAVFSLIFCLITFIRTKKLPLERRLRIRKLEKVLGIFLIICIILTIGTAAYTLLIPGSIQTDDNKTNFTDFYIKGVDVNASNYTLNLTSGTKSNLTMVLVNQEGSTVNYRLLVRVNNTTLKQDNVTLQDNQQMEIPLNFTAGTLGQRKMEFILYKLPDQNPYQTRSLWMKIT comes from the coding sequence ATGCAAGGAACATCATCAAAAGATCTAATGTTACTTTTTGTATTAGCAATAATCACAGCAACAGTTACATCAACCAACCTCATTAATAACTTTATAATGGATATAGTTTTTTTTATACTGATTTTTGTCCTTTCAGGATATGCACTGATCTCAGTACTTTACCCTGAAGAAAATTATGCTGGCCTTATCAGAAAACCTATCTTACTTATGGAGTTGTGTGTATTCCTGACGGTTTTAATTAGCGTAATACTGAAATATTCCACAATAGGACTCCATTTTAGAGATTTAACTTTGATTTTGTCTTTAATTACAGTAGTACTTTCCATTACAGCCCACATCCTCAGGATTAACCACTTCAAATCAGGAATAGACGAAAATGAAGCTGCCGTTAAGGAAACATCCATTCCTTCAAAGCTAGTATTGCCTAAAAATTTGATAACATTCATCCTACTAAGCATACTGATGATAATTACTGTTTTAGTCCCTCCCTTAAACAAAACTTCCCTCTGGATGCTTCCAGGTAGTTTATTCATATGTTTCATACCAGGTTACCTGTTACTGGCTGTTATGTTTCCTAAAAATGATGACCTGGAATTGGTCGAACGTTTTGCACTGGGATGTGGATCAAGTTTAATCCTGACCTCACTAATTGGTTTAGCCTTTAATTATACCCCCTGGAGCATCCGTTTAGAACTCATACTCATTGTTTTAGCTGTTTTCAGCCTTATATTCTGTCTCATAACTTTCATCAGAACTAAAAAATTACCCCTGGAGAGAAGACTCCGTATTCGGAAACTGGAAAAAGTGCTGGGCATCTTTCTCATTATCTGCATCATCCTGACAATTGGTACTGCTGCTTACACCCTCTTAATACCAGGTTCCATACAAACAGATGACAATAAGACTAATTTCACTGATTTTTATATTAAAGGAGTGGATGTAAATGCCAGTAACTATACTCTTAACCTCACCTCTGGAACCAAAAGCAATCTAACCATGGTTTTGGTGAACCAGGAAGGATCCACTGTGAACTATCGTTTGCTGGTTCGAGTGAATAACACCACCCTGAAACAGGATAACGTCACCCTTCAAGACAATCAACAAATGGAAATTCCACTTAACTTCACTGCAGGAACACTTGGACAGAGGAAGATGGAATTCATCCTTTACAAACTCCCTGACCAGAATCCTTACCAGACACGTAGTTTATGGATGAAAATAACATGA
- a CDS encoding LCP family protein, protein MNRKLVILGVIGILVLVVGVSLSYLLFIPKTESSERVNILFLGADARSPQDQGYTDSINILSIDKNTKNVSILSIPRDTRVQIAGKGVDKINSAYAYGDINTTIDTVENFLNVRIDYYILVDFTDFKEMVDTLGGITMNVEPHISAVRPELHGKTGVSKLTGDEALIYVRFRQDSDSEGGRMKRHREAISAIINEALNPSNILQAPAVLNQLRENVKTDIPPLETTVIEKLVTGFNIDNATTGVVTGEYTHINGINYMIPDMKKTEETVIKLGLRN, encoded by the coding sequence ATGAATAGGAAACTAGTAATTTTAGGAGTTATAGGGATCTTGGTTTTGGTAGTGGGGGTAAGTTTATCCTATTTACTGTTTATTCCTAAAACAGAATCCAGTGAAAGAGTAAATATATTATTTTTAGGCGCAGATGCCCGATCACCACAGGATCAGGGATACACAGATTCCATTAACATTCTATCAATTGATAAAAATACAAAAAACGTTTCTATCCTTTCCATACCCCGTGATACCAGGGTACAGATTGCTGGGAAAGGTGTGGACAAAATTAACAGTGCATATGCCTATGGAGATATAAACACCACCATAGATACTGTAGAGAACTTTTTGAATGTGAGAATTGATTATTATATACTGGTTGACTTTACTGATTTTAAGGAGATGGTGGACACATTAGGTGGTATTACCATGAATGTGGAACCCCATATCTCCGCAGTAAGACCAGAATTACATGGAAAAACAGGGGTAAGTAAATTAACTGGTGATGAAGCTCTGATCTACGTCCGGTTCAGGCAAGACTCTGACTCGGAGGGTGGGCGGATGAAAAGACACCGGGAGGCAATATCAGCCATTATCAACGAAGCTTTAAACCCATCAAACATACTTCAGGCCCCTGCTGTTTTAAACCAGTTAAGAGAAAATGTAAAAACAGATATACCTCCCCTGGAGACAACGGTAATTGAAAAATTAGTCACTGGCTTTAACATAGATAATGCTACAACTGGAGTTGTTACCGGTGAATATACACATATTAACGGGATAAACTATATGATTCCAGACATGAAGAAAACCGAAGAGACGGTTATCAAGTTAGGGCTAAGAAATTAG
- a CDS encoding undecaprenyl-phosphate glucose phosphotransferase → MIRENQRIFNIALVVIDFSVITLALILAWYIRFETDLLGFGRSIWGFDHYIMPIVLIIPAYIFIYYIFGLYTPQRTKKTINSEALKIIEVNFIGLLLVVTLLFVFGLTDYSRYMLAMFAIFSTIFSITERFIIRTLLKLMRSRQYNIKYILVVGAEELGIKLSGLINENEYLGYSIMGFLDDSLEKGERINGSKIIGNVGDLEDVISENLVDRVIITLSHSQYHRLEWIVETCEKCGVRAEIVPDYYRYMPAKPHMDVIEGMPLIQIRHIPLDNTFNRYMKRSLDLILVVPAIIILSPLLFLVAILVKISSPGPVIFKQERVGLNRKIFYMYKFRSMKVHDEEREKFQWTTADDPRKTRFGSFIRKTSIDELPQFFNILKGEMSLIGPRPERPHFVEKFKEEIPKYMIKHHVRPGMTGWAQVNGYRGNTSLIKRIQYDIYYVENWTMTLDVKIFFRTLINLFRDKNAY, encoded by the coding sequence ATGATCAGGGAAAATCAGAGAATATTCAATATAGCACTGGTGGTCATTGACTTTTCAGTTATCACCCTCGCCCTGATCCTGGCCTGGTATATCCGGTTTGAAACAGATCTGCTGGGTTTTGGTAGGAGTATTTGGGGATTTGACCATTACATAATGCCAATTGTTTTAATCATACCAGCATATATTTTTATTTATTATATTTTTGGTTTATACACCCCTCAAAGAACTAAAAAGACCATAAACTCCGAAGCACTTAAGATCATTGAGGTTAACTTCATCGGATTACTTCTGGTGGTAACTCTGCTGTTTGTATTTGGATTAACCGATTATTCAAGGTACATGCTGGCTATGTTTGCCATATTTAGCACCATCTTTTCTATAACTGAACGATTCATAATTAGAACGTTATTGAAATTAATGCGCAGCAGACAGTATAACATCAAATATATTTTAGTGGTAGGTGCTGAAGAACTGGGAATAAAATTATCTGGCTTAATAAATGAGAATGAATACCTTGGATACAGTATTATGGGATTTTTGGATGATAGTCTGGAAAAAGGTGAACGAATTAATGGTTCAAAGATCATTGGAAATGTTGGTGATTTGGAAGATGTAATCTCCGAGAATTTAGTTGATAGGGTAATCATAACATTATCCCACAGTCAGTATCATCGTCTTGAATGGATTGTTGAAACCTGTGAAAAATGTGGAGTCCGGGCAGAGATTGTACCGGATTATTATCGTTACATGCCTGCCAAACCACACATGGACGTGATAGAGGGCATGCCTTTGATCCAGATTAGACACATACCCCTGGATAACACCTTTAACAGATATATGAAACGATCTTTAGACCTTATACTGGTGGTTCCTGCTATTATAATCTTATCTCCACTACTTTTTTTGGTGGCGATTCTGGTTAAAATCAGTTCTCCTGGCCCGGTTATATTCAAACAGGAAAGGGTGGGACTTAACCGGAAAATTTTTTATATGTACAAATTTCGCAGTATGAAAGTCCATGATGAAGAAAGGGAAAAATTTCAATGGACCACTGCAGATGATCCCCGTAAAACCAGGTTTGGTTCGTTCATAAGAAAAACAAGTATTGATGAATTGCCGCAGTTTTTCAACATATTAAAGGGAGAAATGAGTTTAATCGGCCCCAGACCAGAACGCCCTCATTTTGTGGAAAAATTCAAAGAGGAAATTCCAAAGTACATGATCAAACATCACGTCCGCCCGGGGATGACAGGATGGGCGCAGGTTAATGGTTACAGGGGGAATACTTCCCTTATCAAGAGGATACAGTATGATATTTATTATGTGGAAAACTGGACTATGACCCTTGATGTGAAAATATTTTTCAGAACTTTAATCAATCTATTTCGGGATAAGAATGCTTACTAA
- a CDS encoding glycosyltransferase family 2 protein produces the protein MDLSIIIVNYCTYELTKQAIKSIISKDHPFQYEIYLVDNASRDGSLEKLQKDFAREEETGLIKFIASTRNNGFAHANNLALKECSARHVLLLNSDTVILNNSLTKCMDYMGVDSSIGALGCKVIIPDGSLDKACRRSFPTFSVSFYRMTGLSRLFPKSKRFGKYNLTYLDENETYEVDSLVGAFMLVRSDAIHEVGLLDEQFFMYGEDIDWCYRIKSSGWKIMYYSGAEIIHYKGGSNNTRDKSRLTTEFYRSMYIFYNKHYRDDYPFIITGITYMGIWGICSMKQILNRLKNII, from the coding sequence ATGGACTTATCGATTATAATAGTGAATTATTGTACCTATGAACTGACTAAACAGGCCATAAAATCAATAATCAGCAAGGATCATCCCTTCCAGTATGAAATATACCTGGTGGACAATGCTTCTCGTGATGGTAGTCTTGAAAAATTACAGAAAGACTTTGCCAGAGAAGAAGAAACTGGTTTGATAAAGTTCATTGCCAGCACCAGAAACAATGGCTTTGCCCATGCCAATAATCTGGCTTTGAAAGAGTGCAGTGCTCGACATGTTTTATTACTTAATTCGGATACCGTAATTCTTAATAACTCTCTAACCAAATGTATGGATTACATGGGGGTAGATTCCAGTATAGGGGCTTTGGGATGCAAGGTAATTATTCCTGATGGTTCGCTGGATAAGGCGTGTAGGAGAAGTTTTCCAACATTCAGTGTTTCATTTTACCGAATGACAGGTTTGTCCCGGCTTTTCCCTAAAAGTAAACGTTTTGGTAAATATAATCTCACCTATCTGGATGAAAACGAAACATATGAGGTGGATAGTTTGGTGGGTGCCTTTATGCTGGTTAGATCTGATGCAATCCATGAGGTGGGTCTGTTGGATGAGCAATTCTTCATGTATGGTGAAGATATTGACTGGTGTTACCGTATCAAATCCAGTGGTTGGAAAATAATGTACTACAGTGGTGCAGAGATTATCCATTACAAAGGGGGAAGTAACAATACCCGGGATAAATCCAGACTCACCACTGAATTTTACAGATCAATGTACATCTTTTATAACAAGCATTACCGTGATGATTATCCTTTCATCATTACTGGAATTACTTACATGGGGATCTGGGGGATTTGTAGCATGAAACAAATATTAAATCGGTTGAAAAATATTATATAG
- a CDS encoding CARDB domain-containing protein, with product MKVQCSECGEEYQLKPDENPSDFQCKCGGELIHKPDKPTKTPDKPTKTPDKPTKTPDKPNKSSDNPNKSPKPSKSIFDDWKKQYMIVIAVVFLVFILIAVDSAVFFGDLVVTNVTNPSTGAIGKEISIPNTIKNNGILPTGDCNVTFQFTPEQNSKNIIFLGKIRLSDLASGEIKNQDTKFTVPTNITPGKYYIRVVVDSNKEVYESNETNNEIYSSTQVNII from the coding sequence ATGAAAGTTCAATGTTCAGAATGTGGGGAAGAATATCAATTAAAACCAGACGAAAATCCCTCCGACTTCCAATGTAAATGCGGGGGAGAACTGATTCACAAACCTGATAAACCCACTAAAACTCCGGATAAACCCACTAAAACTCCAGATAAACCCACTAAAACTCCGGATAAACCCAATAAGTCTTCTGATAATCCCAATAAGTCCCCTAAACCTTCTAAGAGTATCTTCGATGATTGGAAAAAACAATACATGATTGTTATAGCAGTGGTTTTTTTGGTTTTTATTTTAATAGCTGTTGATAGTGCAGTTTTCTTTGGAGATCTGGTTGTAACCAATGTAACAAATCCATCAACAGGTGCAATTGGCAAAGAAATAAGCATACCCAACACTATTAAAAACAACGGAATTTTACCCACCGGTGATTGCAATGTTACCTTCCAGTTTACACCTGAACAAAATTCGAAAAACATCATATTTCTTGGAAAAATACGGCTTAGTGATCTTGCCAGTGGGGAGATTAAAAACCAGGATACCAAATTCACGGTACCCACCAATATCACACCGGGCAAATACTACATCAGGGTGGTTGTAGATTCTAATAAAGAAGTATATGAATCCAATGAAACCAACAATGAGATCTATAGTTCCACACAAGTCAACATAATATGA
- a CDS encoding glycosyltransferase family 2 protein, whose translation MDLIVVIPNYNGQPFLGECLESLKNQDHPFDVIIIDNASQDESVSYIRENYPEFDLIENQENLGFAAAVNQGIKASSSEYIFLMNNDVQLEAETINILLKCIKKDENIFAVSSKIIQYPDANKMDDAGDEYTILGWTRRVGYGKSPDNYVQEREIFSACAAASIYRRSILDEIGYFDENFFAYMEDVDLSYRARIHGYKCRYCPEAVVYHVGSGTSGSRYNEFKTRLAARNNVYVPYKNMPWPQLLVNLVFLGMGYFIKYLFFLRKGYGEIYLDGLKEGFNSRKKIGKVIYNHRNFKNYLVIQWILIRNTFKYLFY comes from the coding sequence ATGGATTTAATAGTTGTAATCCCCAACTACAATGGCCAACCTTTTTTAGGAGAATGTTTGGAATCTCTAAAAAATCAGGATCATCCCTTTGATGTTATTATTATTGACAACGCGTCTCAGGATGAAAGTGTCTCTTACATCCGGGAAAATTATCCAGAATTCGACCTTATTGAAAACCAGGAGAATCTTGGATTCGCAGCAGCTGTCAATCAGGGAATAAAGGCTTCCAGTTCAGAATATATTTTCCTCATGAATAATGATGTGCAGTTAGAGGCAGAAACCATTAATATCCTTTTAAAATGCATTAAAAAGGATGAAAACATCTTCGCAGTTTCTTCGAAGATAATCCAGTACCCTGATGCAAATAAGATGGATGATGCAGGGGATGAATACACCATCCTGGGCTGGACACGCAGGGTGGGATATGGGAAATCCCCTGATAATTATGTTCAGGAAAGGGAGATCTTCAGTGCCTGTGCAGCGGCATCCATCTACCGTAGAAGTATCCTGGATGAAATAGGATACTTTGATGAGAACTTCTTCGCCTACATGGAAGACGTGGACCTCAGTTACCGGGCCAGGATCCATGGTTACAAATGCAGGTACTGTCCAGAAGCAGTTGTTTATCATGTGGGTAGTGGGACCAGTGGTAGTCGTTATAATGAATTTAAAACCAGATTAGCAGCCCGGAATAATGTATACGTTCCCTACAAAAACATGCCCTGGCCTCAACTGTTGGTGAATCTTGTTTTCCTCGGTATGGGCTATTTCATTAAATATCTCTTTTTCCTGAGGAAAGGTTACGGTGAGATCTACTTAGATGGTTTAAAAGAGGGTTTTAATTCACGAAAAAAGATTGGTAAAGTAATCTATAACCACAGAAATTTTAAAAACTATCTCGTCATCCAATGGATTTTAATCAGGAACACCTTCAAATACCTGTTCTATTAA
- a CDS encoding ABC transporter ATP-binding protein: MENTVIKVENVKMKFNLSKEKTDNLKEYVIKFIKRDLHYQPFWALKGVSFEVKRGDKFGIIGLNGAGKSTLLKLIAGVMKPTEGQISVTGSIVPLLEMGAGFDPDYTGRENIFLKGALLGYTRRFLEEKFDEIVEFSDLEEFIDVPLKNYSSGMKARLAFSIATMVEPEILIIDEVLSVGDAKFQEKSREKMNSLLDEDATVLFVSHSTQQVRNICNRAIWLDKGKLITQGPVDEVCDAYEKFIHLK; this comes from the coding sequence TTGGAAAACACTGTTATTAAGGTTGAAAATGTTAAGATGAAATTCAATTTAAGTAAAGAAAAAACAGACAACCTTAAAGAGTATGTTATTAAGTTTATTAAGAGAGATCTGCATTATCAACCATTTTGGGCCTTAAAAGGTGTTTCTTTTGAAGTCAAGAGGGGGGATAAATTTGGTATCATTGGATTAAATGGTGCCGGGAAAAGTACACTTTTAAAACTCATCGCAGGTGTTATGAAACCTACTGAAGGCCAGATAAGTGTAACTGGGAGTATAGTACCCTTACTAGAAATGGGAGCAGGTTTTGATCCCGATTACACTGGCCGAGAAAACATTTTTCTTAAGGGTGCTCTATTAGGGTACACCCGGCGTTTTTTAGAAGAAAAATTCGACGAAATAGTGGAATTTTCAGATTTAGAAGAATTCATCGATGTACCCCTGAAAAATTACTCATCAGGGATGAAAGCCAGACTGGCATTTTCCATTGCCACCATGGTGGAACCAGAAATATTAATCATCGATGAGGTTCTATCAGTGGGAGATGCTAAATTTCAGGAGAAAAGCCGTGAAAAAATGAATTCACTTTTAGATGAGGATGCCACGGTTCTTTTTGTATCTCATTCCACTCAACAGGTTAGAAATATATGTAATAGGGCAATATGGCTGGATAAGGGTAAATTAATCACCCAGGGCCCCGTTGATGAAGTATGTGATGCTTATGAGAAGTTTATCCACTTAAAATGA
- a CDS encoding ABC transporter permease, with amino-acid sequence MASGNVTGHRFLSNFRKYKFLLYQLVSRDIKTKYRKSVLGIFWSFLEPLLTMVVLTIIFSTLFKGFGVENYPVYLLTGRLIFTFFAGGTTAAMRSIRGSASILKTVYVPKYIYSLSAILSNFVTFLLSLVVLFLVMAATNAPFTIYIIFTSLPILALLFFTIGVGLIVATVNVFFRDLEHLYGVLMTLLMYATPIFYPPSIVPASFRFIQDYNPIYAVIECCRSAFLYGEIYDPHQLLFALISAAVAMIVGLALFYRYQDKFILHI; translated from the coding sequence ATGGCATCAGGGAACGTCACTGGACACAGATTTCTATCCAATTTTAGGAAATATAAATTCCTCCTTTACCAGTTAGTAAGCAGAGATATAAAAACGAAGTACCGTAAATCTGTTTTAGGAATATTCTGGAGTTTTTTAGAACCCCTTCTTACCATGGTCGTGCTTACAATCATATTTTCAACCTTATTTAAAGGTTTTGGAGTGGAAAACTATCCAGTGTACTTATTAACCGGTAGATTGATATTCACCTTCTTTGCTGGAGGAACCACTGCTGCCATGCGATCTATCAGGGGTAGTGCGAGTATTTTAAAAACAGTTTACGTACCAAAATATATTTATTCTCTTTCGGCAATATTATCCAACTTTGTAACCTTCTTACTATCATTGGTGGTGTTATTTTTAGTTATGGCAGCCACAAATGCACCATTTACCATTTACATAATCTTCACCAGTTTACCTATCCTTGCCCTACTGTTCTTCACCATTGGGGTGGGACTGATAGTGGCCACCGTAAACGTCTTCTTCCGGGATCTCGAACATTTATATGGAGTCTTGATGACCCTTTTAATGTATGCTACTCCAATATTTTATCCCCCTAGCATTGTTCCTGCCAGTTTCAGATTTATACAAGATTATAATCCAATATATGCAGTTATAGAATGTTGTCGAAGTGCTTTCCTCTATGGTGAAATTTATGATCCTCATCAGCTACTATTTGCATTAATATCCGCTGCTGTAGCCATGATTGTAGGTTTAGCATTGTTTTATAGATATCAGGATAAATTCATACTACACATTTAA
- a CDS encoding UDP-glucose/GDP-mannose dehydrogenase family protein, whose translation MKLIIIGTGYVGLVTGACFSEMGNNVYCIDIDNGKVKSLKKGIVPIYEPGLEELVLKNQSKGDLIFTNNLKEGLDNSNICFIAVGTPMGEDGSANLQHVLDAAKDIGQLINHDLIVVNKSTVPVGTADKVKSTILNELDQRNLKLNIEVVSNPEFLKEGSAVEDFMRPDRVIIGSDNGKVIETLKELYAPFTANHERFITMDVRSAEMTKYAANAMLATRISFMNEMANICEKVGADVNNVRRGIGSDKRIGYNFLYAGCGYGGSCFPKDVKALIKTAAHNGYDANILEAVESLNNQQKLSLVRKVVNRFGENLSGFTFGIWGLSFKPETDDMREAPSVIIINKLCELGAKVQVYDPQAMEVAEKYYFEDNRKVKYAKNKYDALDSVHSLLLLTEWKEFRSPDFEEMSKRMNNKIIFDGRNQYNKEILREVGFEYHQIGNGFKGS comes from the coding sequence ATGAAACTAATAATAATTGGAACTGGATATGTTGGATTAGTTACAGGGGCTTGTTTCTCAGAGATGGGAAATAATGTTTATTGTATAGATATTGATAATGGCAAAGTAAAAAGTCTGAAAAAAGGCATAGTACCTATCTACGAACCCGGGTTGGAAGAATTAGTACTTAAAAATCAGTCCAAAGGTGATCTTATATTCACCAATAACCTTAAAGAGGGTCTGGACAATTCTAATATTTGTTTCATTGCCGTAGGTACTCCAATGGGTGAAGATGGCAGTGCTAATTTACAACATGTGCTAGATGCGGCTAAAGATATAGGTCAATTAATAAACCATGACCTAATTGTGGTTAACAAATCCACAGTTCCGGTGGGAACGGCGGATAAGGTAAAATCAACTATTCTAAATGAGTTAGACCAAAGAAATCTTAAACTCAATATTGAAGTAGTTTCTAATCCAGAATTCTTAAAAGAAGGATCTGCTGTTGAAGATTTCATGCGACCAGACCGGGTAATAATTGGATCTGATAATGGAAAAGTAATTGAAACTTTGAAAGAATTATACGCCCCATTTACCGCTAACCATGAGCGATTCATTACCATGGATGTTCGCAGTGCAGAAATGACTAAATACGCGGCCAATGCAATGTTAGCCACTAGAATATCCTTCATGAATGAAATGGCTAATATCTGTGAAAAAGTAGGTGCTGATGTCAACAATGTGCGTAGGGGGATAGGTAGTGATAAACGGATTGGATACAACTTTTTATACGCTGGTTGTGGATATGGGGGTAGTTGCTTCCCCAAAGATGTTAAAGCTTTAATTAAAACCGCGGCACATAATGGATATGATGCAAACATATTAGAAGCAGTGGAATCACTAAATAACCAACAAAAACTTTCTTTAGTGCGAAAAGTTGTAAATAGATTTGGAGAAAACCTTTCTGGGTTTACCTTTGGAATATGGGGACTTTCCTTTAAACCCGAAACTGATGATATGAGGGAAGCACCTTCAGTAATTATTATTAACAAGTTATGTGAACTAGGGGCTAAAGTGCAGGTTTATGATCCTCAGGCTATGGAAGTTGCTGAAAAATACTATTTTGAAGATAACAGAAAGGTAAAATATGCAAAAAATAAGTATGATGCCCTGGATAGTGTCCATTCCTTACTGTTATTAACTGAGTGGAAGGAATTCAGAAGCCCGGATTTTGAGGAAATGAGTAAAAGAATGAACAATAAAATAATTTTCGATGGCAGAAACCAGTATAATAAGGAAATACTTAGGGAAGTTGGCTTTGAATATCATCAAATAGGCAATGGTTTTAAAGGAAGTTAA